One genomic segment of Coffea arabica cultivar ET-39 chromosome 6e, Coffea Arabica ET-39 HiFi, whole genome shotgun sequence includes these proteins:
- the LOC113694480 gene encoding kaempferol 3-O-beta-D-galactosyltransferase-like codes for MSNKSSSSQKHVAVLAFPFASHAGVLLGLLSRLAKAAPNVTFSFFSTAKSNASLFSSSSNIDDDNIKAYDVPDGVPDGYVFAGRPLEDIDLFLKVAPENFRRAVEAAERDTGRRVSCVIADAFLWFSCEIAEANGVSWVPVWTSEPRSLSIHFYTELIRQTLGTGNGIAGREDELVKFIPGFSEVRLGDLPSGVVCGDLESPVSVMLYKMGQILPRANALPINSFEELDPPVIEDLKSKFKNVLNVGPFNLTSPPPLANISDVHGCIPWLDKQKLGSVVYIGFGTVATPPAHELKALAEALEASNTPFLWSLKDNFKSNLPDGFLERTNVIGKIVPWAPQAQVLAHHSIGAFVNHSGWSSVLESISAGVPIICRPFLGDQQLNSWMVEKIWKIGVRIEGGSFTKDATTLALELVLSNEKGKKLKEQILTYKELALKAVGPNGSSTKNFEILVEMIAK; via the exons ATGAGTAACAAAAGTTCTTCAAGCCAAAAACATGTTGCGGTTCTTGCATTCCCCTTTGCGAGTCATGCAGGCGTTCTCCTAGGACTCTTAAGTAGGCTAGCAAAAGCTGCCCCAAATGTAACGTTTTCCTTTTTCAGCACAGCCAAATCCAATGCTTCCCTATTCTCATCATCATCAAACATTGATGATGATAACATTAAGGCCTATGATGTCCCGGATGGGGTGCCTGATGGCTATGTTTTCGCTGGCAGGCCATTGGAGGATATTGATCTTTTCTTGAAAGTGGCACCGGAGAATTTTAGGAGAGCTGTGGAGGCAGCTGAACGGGACACTGGAAGGAGGGTCAGCTGCGTGATAGCGGATGCTTTTCTCTGGTTTTCCTGTGAGATCGCGGAGGCAAACGGGGTTTCTTGGGTGCCCGTTTGGACATCTGAACCAAGGTCTCTGTCCATTCATTTCTACACTGAACTCATCAGGCAAACTCTTGGCACTGGAAATG GTATAGCTGGACGTGAAGATGAACTTGTTAAATTCATTCCTGGATTTTCTGAAGTTCGGCTTGGCGATTTGCCTAGTGGAGTAGTCTGTGGGGACTTGGAATCCCCAGTCTCAGTCATGCTCTATAAGATGGGACAAATCCTACCCCGAGCAAATGCTTTGCCAATTAACTCCTTCGAAGAATTAGACCCCCCAGTCATTGAAGATCTAAAATCCAAGTTCAAGAATGTCCTCAATGTTGGCCCCTTCAACTTGACATCTCCACCTCCATTGGCTAATATCTCGGACGTGCACGGCTGCATTCCATGGCTAGACAAGCAAAAACTAGGATCTGTCGTATACATTGGCTTTGGAACAGTGGCAACTCCTCCGGCCCACGAGCTAAAAGCATTGGCTGAAGCATTAGAAGCAAGTAATACTCCATTTCTTTGGTCGCTTAAGGACAACTTTAAGTCCAATTTGCCAGATGGATTCTTGGAAAGGACAAATGTCATTGGGAAAATTGTACCATGGGCTCCTCAGGCGCAAGTTTTAGCTCATCATTCCATTGGAGCTTTTGTAAATCACTCTGGATGGAGTTCAGTGCTGGAAAGCATATCTGCTGGTGTTCCAATTATTTGTAGGCCGTTTTTGGGTGATCAACAATTGAATTCTTGGATGGTGGAAAAGATTTGGAAAATCGGAGTGAGAATCGAAGGTGGTTCGTTTACAAAAGATGCAACAACTTTAGCTCTTGAGCTAGTTTTGTCAaatgaaaaagggaagaagTTGAAGGAACAGATTTTAACTTACAAAGAGCTTGCTCTGAAGGCTGTAGGACCAAATGGGAGCTCTACTAAGAATTTCGAAATTTTGGTAGAGATGATCGCCAAGTGA